From the genome of Venturia canescens isolate UGA chromosome 11, ASM1945775v1, whole genome shotgun sequence:
aattagCTGCCCTAAGGTCTAAAGGACTCAAAACATCGCTGCTACACAGATTGTAGGCATGTAGCAACTAgaatattactttttttttatgctaTGATTTCTGCTTTTTTACTTGGAAAATTATTCCatttcttgatttttcttttctgatttttttgcaACCGTCCTCATCGCTCTTTTCCTGCTATGACCGTTCGCGTTCTCGTTGGACATCATCCTTCCTCACTTTCCCCTCGGTGATGAACGCGTTCCAATCGTCGAGAGGCCTTCGCCCCGACTTCGACTCCGGTGCAACGAGTGCAATCCGTCACCTgatcgtttgaaattttttcgttacgCATATCACTGCtatgtttgtttgtttgtttgtagatttttttttttccaaggtTTCTAGAAGCTCGAAATTCGATGGGGTAGAAATCGAATTGCTTGATTATTGAAAGAATGAGACGCGAGTTTCCCGGTaattcgaatgaaactttATACATCAACGGATTTGGGCTAAAATGGTTTGGTGGAGTACCTCGACTGACGCTTCTACGCATCGTAGAGGACGCTGGAGGAGCAGGCTCCTGTTTATTGGTAAAGCTTCTCAGTGCTCGTCCTCTCCTGTCTTGAATCAATTTGTCGTACTTGACGAAAATGCCGCATTTTGATCGACAAGTAAAGTACCGGTGGCCATTGACAGCACcatcattttttccttattgaaCGATACGCgtaagttagaaaaaaattgaatcggcCTCAAACATTCGTACGATCGAAAGGATTCGTAAATTTCGATTATTTGTTCTTACCTGTTGGTGCATCTAATTCAACACCTATCCAAGTACCCGAGGCAAATTCTGTCGGTCCGACGTAAGCAATAACACCGCAATAACTGTAAGGGCGTACCATGACTGATTCACCAAGCACTACCCAATCTGGCAAAGGTGCCTCGATCCTCGTCAAATCGGGTCGTGAACCAAACGCAGAACTTTTATCGCTGGCGTCGTCTTAACAAAAGCAAACCAAACAAATATTCGAATTTTAATACTTCGGTAATGTTCCTAATGATTCTACAAATGTTCCTATTTGTGTCGTTGAATAATCGATGTCTGATCTCACCATCGATTCTCTCGGACGAGCTATTATCGTCACCGTTCTCATAATTCATTGCCGGTTGTAACGACTGCTCGAGCCTCGCTGCAACTTTGCTCTCCGAGAAGGAAGGACGAACCATTGGAAAAGAGGCTCTGTGCTGTGACGAACTCGAAGGTCGTCCAGAATTACTCGAAGCTTTTCGTCTTCTAACCACCTGCGATTATTCATCATCATCGGTCAGTCTCatgataaaacaaaaataggaaaagaatgataaaaatattgagtaGTCTCAATGATTAAATTAACGGAGTTCACTTAAATATCGATCGTACCTTCCCAGGTGGCAATTTGGTATGAACAATGGAATTGCCTTCGAGTGGACTATCGTCACCGGAATTGGAATTTTGACTAATTTCCATATCGTTGCAGCCCACCAGCCCTTCGTTTCTCGTTATAATCACAGAACTGTTCATTACCCTCGTGTCAATCGCAGGCTCCTCgcaaaattgtgattttattttcattccatcaCCGGTTGGACTTGCCGCttcattcaaaatttgatttgtATTTTCTGTGGGACAAACGCATAAAGAAAAAACTCAATGgtaagcgaaaaaaaaaattaatttaaccTGAAAATTGACAAAGAAATTCGGCTTTTTCGTTTCAACATTGCTCagagtgaaatatttttcaaaacgttcgCACAgaggtatgaaaaaaaatctttctctaattatattttgtttttacgaCTAACCGGAAGTACAAGCATTTTCCAAAACGCTCAACTTGTTCAATTCCTGATTAATTTCACTGAGATATTCCTCGGGTGTTTCCTCGACGAGTGAACTTTCCATTTTGttgttatcaatttttttgcagTCGAATAACAAATTACGATATTCCAAATCTGGTGTTTCATCGACGCTTATCGATTTCATTGAGATCGAATCTTCGGATGTTAAATTGGTCGTTGATACCGCTTGCGAGCCATAACCACTGCTGCTCATACTCGGCGTATTGATTTTAGTCGATTGTAGCTCAGCTAATGAATCCAGTGTGCGCGACGTTGTTAGTGGCTTTACCATTGGCTTCGTCGTTGCCTGAACGCAATTTCATACATAACGCACTTCATTAAACCAAATATCACTCGTTTCGTCTTAAAAATAGGTTTCTTCGATCTATTAACGattttgctctctctctctctctctctctctctctctctctcttttttaacTTAACaaattcttaaaaatttgGGAAAATCCGAGAAATGACGAAACTGTTTGCTCTTTGCGACGAATTGATGAATTTGTAGGGAGCTTCTTTCTAGCTGGCTAGACTTTTCATGATTTCTCTTCGAAGAAAAAGTTAATGTCGATCATCGTCGCTCGAaacttttatcgaattttctgACACACTCGTATAGTAGATGATACACACAGCTGTTGCTGATGATACGGTCATTAATGCTTTTCTTTATCTACTCGAATATATCGTGGCGTAAAAGACTGCTCGAAGATGAGGGGGgtaaattcagaaaaaattttccgactagaaaaaaaaaaaaaagatcgaaaacattgttttcttatcatttttgttttcgtgtGGTGGAAAAATTTTTGCCAATCCTCAAGGCCCGATCGTCTTCGTTTGCAGTTAGGGAATATCTCGCgggatttttaaattctacGTCTCTAAATCCAAAGGAGGctgctagaaaaaaaaaaaaacaaaaactcacCTGATACGAATCGTATTCGGAATAATCGGCATCgcttttttcatcgtcgtcgtcttgaACAGGCGATGACAATTGATTCCCAATATTCGAGGTTTCCTCGTGAAGCGTCGTCATTCGGAGACCCAACTTACTACCAACCATATTTGGCGATGCTAAAACGtgtcaacgaaaattttgtacaagttaaaaaaaatgaaagaaataataaatcaatagCTCGAACGAATTACAAGCGTACGTAGAAAAATTCCATCAGGCCCGAACCGGCCTCCCTTtatatatttacaatttttattactataaaaaaagtctaaaaatatttgcattcgaaattttgttgtAATTTTGTATTAATTTTTGATCCGCAATAGCCAACGGTTGGAACGAAAGCTCCAGTTTTCGATTCGAAATATGGTGTGTTTTATAGGTTTCTgctttcttttcatttcaattatcCACAATTTCGCCAATCAAACTACACGATCGTGTGTGGGAATTTTCTATGttctttttatccattttatatACCTCAAGGGTGCCAGGTCGATtctgattttaaaaaattacgagtataaaaaataaaaatacgtgctgaaacgaaattaaatgttgttgattaaataaaaaaaaaaaaaaaaaaactcggtgTAAATATAGTTCGAAGCGAATTAAGGTCGTGTTAACTACTCATGGGAGTGTACAAAATGTTTCCAACTAGctagtaaaaagaaaaaataacaaaacacTACGAGGGATAAAAATGAACGGAAAAAACTAAATTGGGCTTCATGTAAATGAACAGAAATTCCATACTACTGAATAATGACCGAATCTGTCAATCCGTActcgttaaaaaattgaaaaaaaagataaaaatttaatcacGATCGtacgaagaattttcgaagaattcgtaaaatcgttcattttttttcttcttttttttcgtttttagagCAAAGGAAATGACGATCAACAGCGAGTGTCACCTACACTTGGCTGAAGTGGATTGTTGAAGTCGTGTCAGTGAGTTCAGGTTCAGGTTGAGATTCAGAAAAGTTGGTCTCGCTGAAAGGAGATTAATTCACTTTCATTACTTAATCCTGAACGattgcttttttcattttatgtcTCTCCTGTATTTGTTTCTATCAGATATCGATTCATTTTAAATATCGCAACATTTTCAACTACGAGAATGTCTAGAAAAAATTCCTTTTCTTTCGATATTTACAGGCTTATTCGTATAATTATTTACATATCAATTTCGTTTCAATTCGCATGGCGCgtgaatctaaaaaaatttgtcacgTATcaccgaaaaattgaattattccaATGAAATGAATAGCGGTGTTTTTGCAAttagaaaaactttttctctgCGCAATGCAAATCATTGACCACACATCGAAGACTcttcgaaattctttttttttttttttttttttttttttttttcatcggagTGCTTCATCGAACATAAATGATGAACCGCATGCTTCCCCCCGAGGCTCATCGAAATCTCATGCACATCCAAGCCTTTAAACGCCGGTTTTTCcttatattcatttttggaCGTTCCGGGTTCCACCCACGTACGAATACGAATcgatgattcgtaaaaaaaaaactttaccaTCTCTCAtctcaaattcataaaattcgcttaaaattattatgaattcTGAGGAacaatggaaatttatttttttttctgaaagcACAAATGGTGAGCGATTCGCGAAACAAATCGTAGAAGCATACATTCTGTTTTGTAGATCTCTAACAACGTCAACATTCACTTTTGTTCTATCGATCACACTGGTAATGtagcggtgaaaaaaaaaatatggtagatccattttcgtcgattttatttttttcgaatttattttaaaCTGTGAACCGTTGGCTTCAAAACGTCACGTCGTTACGACGAATTTCCATGtaacgttttttctcaacggCCTACATTCCCAGTATGATTTAGGATACATTCTACCTGTCGTTTGATGCACGTCGAGAAGGCGGTCGACCGTAAacaatagatacagaataaaatagactTCTCgaagagaataagaaaattcgCCGGTGCTTAAATTAAAAGAACGAGGCATTCGCATGCGATTCGCGGGCGATAACGAATGACGGAAAAGTGCAACgcctttataaaaaaaaaatatgcaaaaaaGGTGAAAGCATTATTCTGGCATTGCTCCAAGGTAaagtgaattattttttgaacCTTTGGAACAATGCCCGTGAGAATGATTGCTTTTGCATAAAAACCGTGCAGAGCCAGGCTGCAAATAttgtaaaagaaataaaaactatgaaacAACAGACAGACTCAACCACTCACGAgacattattatatatttactaaaaatatatacacgtatgtatataaatatatttatattacagGTTCGTTAATTCAACGTCGTCCAATcaatatatcgaaataaaaacaagttCAAGACTCCATTTTTTTACCTGAATTCAGAATGGAGCCTTGGTTCGGCCGAAATAGTGGTAGAAGTAGAGAGACGTAGTGTTAAAACAGAGGAACAAATCGATTATCACCAAAATTATCATCATACATCTTTCTTCGTTCGATCGAATgagttttatcaattttttttcaccattcgTCTAACATGGAACAAATTTATTCTCATCTTTTAAAATAAGTGGTGGAGCTTAAATGTTGGCTGCCAAAAAACACTATGCCggagtttgaaaaatgtatgaataGCCATGCTCTTCCTCCCCACCGCATTAAATCCCCTaattattccttttttcaaacctcttgcccccccccccccccccccctcccgcaACTCTAATCGTCATACTAAACTGTGTTTTTCAACGAGACTCTGTTTTATATATGTCTGTCTctgtatatataatatataaatattcaaaGACCTAGCTAATAAGGCATTGCAACTAGTgcaaaattttctaaattcaATACAACAGGGTCGACAGAACAAAATGTGATCAAGCTCTTGATAAATCGTAATAtgacatttgtttttttttcttctttttactTTGCTATATTTTGTGATACAAACTAGAAAAAGACCTTGAGAGAGAACGCGACGGTTAGggaaatatttgattttttctgaatatttcgattaaatgatttttcaagagaAACCGACGGATATATGAGTTTCGTATAACGAAACCAAAAACGTTGCTATTCTCTCTCACTCGTGGTGTGTGCCCAAAGATCGAATAAAACCCCTCAATTCGTAACTTTCTCTTGGGTGCCAGATAGCGGATGAggtgaaggaaaaaacgagaaatcgaAGGAAAATGATGATGAGGCACGTATTGATAAAGATCCAAAAACGAACATGTACCAGAGTGTGTGGAAaatcgaaaacaaaagaaattaatATTATCGAGTATTTAAGAAATACGTAATGGACAATCTCATGAACATTTTAAGGGGAAAAATTCTAGAGAAATAGTGAATCTTGGCATGACACGGTGGAATAATACAAAACACAGCATAAGCCACATCCCATGAAAGgcgaatgaatttcaattccttttaaaattgttaaatatatttttggagTCAAACTCGAAGCggtttaagaaaaaaaaaatatatgagagATGACGATAACCCTAGATAATATCACCCCTGTGaattatgcattttttttcttttttaattttcatttttaaagaaGCGCAAaagaaagggggggggggggggggggggatacaTCGTGACTCcagaaaaaacgttgttttaGGCATAAATATACCGACTATCGAGCAAATCTGtcgaaatttgtaaaaataataacagcGCTTTAGAATCAGTCGTGCCGAGCATTGGAAAAATGTAGTAGCGAAGTTGGcggacgaaaattatttattaatccaTCCGAAATTTGAttcaattaaatgaaaaaaaaaaaaacttgcacAATGTTAATCCGCCGCAACTAACAcattgatagaaaaatattgatcattgcgaaaataaaaattcgttgtaCGTAATTTTACCAATGCAAGGtttccgaaaaaaagaaaataaataggcGAATAAGATAGAAAACGAATTTAGTCGATCGATCATAGAGGCAAAATTACCTTTTTGTTGATGGACTTTATAGTGTCAGTACCGTTGACAATTGTGTTTAAAAGTAATTATGGAAAAACAACACGGAGTTAATAACCCGTGTATAATAAtatggttgaaaaaaattagtttgtCTCTGTCTTATGTTATTTTatgtaattattattattgtatttCATGTCTCAATTACTATGAAATCAATTTACTTTTCCAAATCGCACAAATTACTTATGACGGTAAACAGATATAAATCCGTATTTGAATAGTTTGTAATTTATTACAAGAAAAACATATTGATCGCGCGGTGgaaggataaaaaaagaaaactagCTTACCAATGCCGAAAGGTTTGGGTGGtgtagaaataaaattatcctCCGTTCTAGCGTGTCCAACCGACGCCCTTCTCGGATGCGGCAGTCCATTCAATTCGGAATTCAAATCCGTCACGCTTTCCGACCTCGTAACGTTCAGCGAATCCATCGATGTATCAAATCTCATGATCTGTCGCGattaaatcaacatttttatatgaaTTTTCCTGATACTAAAAATAAAGCTCCTGGGAATGTAAATTTGTCACCCttctaataataataaataaataaaatttgaagagaACAGGGCAATTGCGCGCATGcgaatgattaaaaaataaaattaaaactgTTTTGATGATTAAGTATATGGAATACACATATTGATGGACGAACTAAAGAAAAATGTGCATGATTTTGGTGATTTGCTTTGGGAAAATAATGAACATGAAATTGTGACGAGTGAGATTACAATGATGCAAGtcgttttcatcaaatttttccaacttttatacaatttttatccgaaTCCTTGTTgagattttcattattttgggaATGATAATGAAcgaatgggagaaaaaaaatgataaaaagcgCATACAGTGCGTCCTAGACGTCGAAGCGGCAGAAGTACCTGCGAGAAATTGGGAACGCTTGCTGTTTTTCGCATCAAAGGCTGACCCTTAGCTTGTAGCAATTCTTTTACGGCAACGCTTTGCCTCAAACGATCCAGGGTCAAAATACTCTCAACGGCGGAAACGCCACGCGTATATTTCTCTGTaaaccgaaaaaataataaacaacaaTAATGCGGATTGcggaagtaaaaaataatcatcgtGGATTCAATACGATCCCGCCGTTTGAATGGCTTACCGATATAAGTTTCCCCGTCGCACAAACTGCTGTCCTCACCGCTGGCCGCGATTTGTGCGAGACTCTCACGATCCTCCAATTCTTCGCTGGCTTTTGGTATGTTCGATACAACGACGTACGTAACACCGGTCTGCGATAGACAATCGGTTCGTACGATTCTTTTGAATATACGATCGGTGATGCTCTGTCTCTTGTAAATATTGAGGGCCAGCCTCTTTCTTAAAACAAGATCCATCGGTGCTGGATGTGACAGACGTACGGtagtttttaaaatcaaatacACGCGTTCGGTTGCTGTGTAACAAAGGAATAGTCAAATAATTACTTATCACGTTGAGATTATTGTTTAAAATGTTCAActcgtttgaaaaatgcgTAATCACCATCCGTGACTCGATTCAAATGAAGACTGTCGTGTATGCTCGAGTCCCAGGCTGCAATTGCGCATACGTCCTTTTCGAGATGTCGGATTATCGGTAAACTGTAAAATTTGTGCCCGTGTTCCTTTGGCAAAATTGAATTGAGCCCGGTGATCGAGACTTCTTCGCCGGAATGATGAGTCGAGAGATCGTCGGCTGTCGAATATTTCGGGGGTTAATTGTTCATTTTTAAACGTAGTGGTTTAATAAGCACTAGCGAGGCCAAAGAATCTCACGATATGGTGGAATtttgtaaaagaaaataatgcgAAGCATggtttaaaattaaaattcaccATTGAGATCAAGAAATAATACGGGAATGTGAAGTTCCATGCCGGATGGCGGCGTCCAATCGGCAGGAGCACCAGGAATCCCCGAACCTGCCGCAGGGACTAATACCGCATTCCTTTCCTCCGTTAGACTAACCCATTGATCCACAAGACTCTGTTCCCGTTCCATATCCTGTTCAGTTTTGTCTGCATATCGAAatgaatacgaaaatttttatgggCACTGGCTCGAAGAacgaaaccttttttttttttctttttccctccgTTCATACCTTGCTTGTTGATGAGCTTTTGAATCTGTTGATCGAGATATTGTCGTCGCCTCAAGAGGGCGTCACTCCATTTGTCTCTGAGTACACTAAGGTCCTCGTCCTGGTAACTGTCCAACGCTTTTTGGAAAGGTTTTCTAACGCAAACACTGCCTACCGCGATACTCAGTATCGACTGACAGATTATAGGCAGTGTGCCCGAATTTTGTACGGGTTTCACCCGCACTTGTATTCGTCTCTGTTGTCCCTGACGTAACTGATAAATGCCTCCTgcagagaatgagagagagagagagcgagagagaacaacaataaaaaatgtctcgtaatttttctcatctcgatgaaaattgaacaattcggtcataggaataaaaattggCACGAGAAATGGAACGTAGCATTTGGGTGCGAGCCAATTATTTGAGCCAAGCCTTGTGatggattttcgttttttttttcctaaatttCTACCAAACTTGTACGTTTCTCTTAGAATTCATCAAAAGCTTAATATCTGCGAAATGAATAATggggaggatgaaaaaaaatgttcgtttacCGGTCCACGTATCATTTTTCGTAACGACATCGACCGGCGAATATTCTCCCTGTTCGTTGAGCTCTTGAATCTCGACCCAAAGCTCGATCTTTCTCGTCAATTCCGACCAGCGGTCAGCGAGCGATCGTGCCTTGGCCAATTGCTGTTGTTCGACCTCCCATCCGGGTTTACTTCGCGAAAAACCAGCGCTTCTGTGTCCCCAGACTTCGATACTAAATGCGCCTTCTAAAATTCGAGAGTTTAAGCGCGTTCGATTCTTAAAAACGAGGCAAACGCAAAAAACTTGagtaaaaaaacgatgaaatactGACCAGCGCAATGTTCCAAAAATTCCTCGGTAATCGGTACAACGAAATCCTTGGTATGCTCGAACTTGAATGCGGGAGAGTCTCTTTGACCGGTGGTACAATTGGACACGGGCAATTCAGGATTAACGACCGGTGGAACGACTATCGGTTCGGGATGGCCCCAAAACATGTATTggcaaaaaacaaaatgactgAGGGGAAGCGGCAGCCCGCTCGCTTGTTTGATAGTAACGCGACAAGTGATGTGACTCGAGCCCGAATAATCGTCCGGCTCCGAAGACGTAGAGTCGCCTGAACTCGAAGATTCGGAGGCTGCTTCGCATATTCGATCCTGTGGAAATTGTCCTGACACGCGACTTATTTCGACTTGCAAACGCCCGGCGACTTCGCCCTGTTGACTTATTATCGGCGTGTGATAGTCCAGCCTCACGTCGTGAAACAATACTTCCAAAAATATGTTTGCAACGCCAATCA
Proteins encoded in this window:
- the Khc-73 gene encoding kinesin-like protein KIF13A isoform X5: MATDKIKVAVRVRPFNRRELELGTQCVVEMTEQQTILQHPTTMDKIDRNKPKTFAFDHCFFSLDPRAEHFASQDVVFDALGRDILDNAFQGYNACIFAYGQTGSGKSYTMMGSGDNKGIIPRLCDNLFDLIAKQQSFELSYKVEVSYMEIYNEKVHDLLDPKPNKQSLKVREHNVLGPYVDGLSQLAVTAYQDIDNLMTEGNKSRTVAATNMNSESSRSHAVFSVILTQTLTDSKSGVSGEKVSRMSLVDLAGSERAVKTGAVGDRLKEGSNINKSLTTLGLVISKLADQNSGGKNRDKFVPYRDSVLTWLLKDNLGGNSKTVMVATISPAADNYEETLSTLRYADRAKRIVNHAVVNEDPNARIIRELRQEVEALKEMLLHATGQGSIVRRTDITEKLSESEKLMKEMSQTWEEKLVKTERLQHERQQALEKMGISVQASGIQVEKNKYYLVNLNDDPSLNELLVYYLKDVTLVGGRSATTEQDIQLHGLGILPEHCIITIEESGLYMTPINGARCFVNGSQVVEKTPLMHGDRIVWGNHHFFRVNCPRSATAISNEPQTPAQNIDYNFAREELMLNELSNDPIQRAIARLEKQHEEDKQVALEKQRQEYERQFQQLRNILSPSTPYSPYVPYDPLRGGSQSGKLPACTPTTQMRVEKWAQERDEMFKRSLGQLKTDILRANSLVQEANFLAEEMEKQTKFSVTLQIPPNNLSPNRKSVFFQRGAFVSEPAILVKRLNMGSQVWTMEKLENKLVDMRDMYEERKDSNNCQRLPLKDDVPGKTQDPFFESQENHNLIGVANIFLEVLFHDVRLDYHTPIISQQGEVAGRLQVEISRVSGQFPQDRICEAASESSSSGDSTSSEPDDYSGSSHITCRVTIKQASGLPLPLSHFVFCQYMFWGHPEPIVVPPVVNPELPVSNCTTGQRDSPAFKFEHTKDFVVPITEEFLEHCAEGAFSIEVWGHRSAGFSRSKPGWEVEQQQLAKARSLADRWSELTRKIELWVEIQELNEQGEYSPVDVVTKNDTWTGGIYQLRQGQQRRIQVRVKPVQNSGTLPIICQSILSIAVGSVCVRKPFQKALDSYQDEDLSVLRDKWSDALLRRRQYLDQQIQKLINKQDKTEQDMEREQSLVDQWVSLTEERNAVLVPAAGSGIPGAPADWTPPSGMELHIPVLFLDLNADDLSTHHSGEEVSITGLNSILPKEHGHKFYSLPIIRHLEKDVCAIAAWDSSIHDSLHLNRVTDATERVYLILKTTVRLSHPAPMDLVLRKRLALNIYKRQSITDRIFKRIVRTDCLSQTGVTYVVVSNIPKASEELEDRESLAQIAASGEDSSLCDGETYIEKYTRGVSAVESILTLDRLRQSVAVKELLQAKGQPLMRKTASVPNFSQIMRFDTSMDSLNVTRSESVTDLNSELNGLPHPRRASVGHARTEDNFISTPPKPFGIVHQQKGSILNSARPTFLNLNLNLNSLTRLQQSTSAKSSPNMVGSKLGLRMTTLHEETSNIGNQLSSPVQDDDDEKSDADYSEYDSYQATTKPMVKPLTTSRTLDSLAELQSTKINTPSMSSSGYGSQAVSTTNLTSEDSISMKSISVDETPDLEYRNLLFDCKKIDNNKMESSLVEETPEEYLSEINQELNKLSVLENACTSENTNQILNEAASPTGDGMKIKSQFCEEPAIDTRVMNSSVIITRNEGLVGCNDMEISQNSNSGDDSPLEGNSIVHTKLPPGKVVRRRKASSNSGRPSSSSQHRASFPMVRPSFSESKVAARLEQSLQPAMNYENGDDNSSSERIDDDASDKSSAFGSRPDLTRIEAPLPDWVVLGESVMVRPYSYCGVIAYVGPTEFASGTWIGVELDAPTGKNDGAVNGHRYFTCRSKCGIFVKYDKLIQDRRGRALRSFTNKQEPAPPASSTMRRSVSRGDGLHSLHRSRSRGEGLSTIGTRSSPRGK